One genomic segment of Hymenobacter psoromatis includes these proteins:
- a CDS encoding M15 family metallopeptidase codes for MSPSKPMVSPVRAVPQLSGVQQKIQAARLAQAVPSLAAAYSQALARWLGDPVLRLVGLPIITECYRSPERQDELYKQGRSTPGPIVTYKRGGESKHNRLPAPALDVAFVLPDQSVSWSGLLLSKFARLMKAADARVRWGGDWPGFKDRPHFEV; via the coding sequence ATGTCACCGAGTAAGCCGATGGTGAGCCCGGTTCGGGCTGTGCCGCAGCTGAGTGGTGTGCAGCAAAAGATTCAGGCGGCGCGGCTGGCCCAGGCGGTGCCCAGCCTGGCGGCGGCCTACTCGCAGGCGCTGGCCCGGTGGCTGGGCGACCCGGTGCTGCGGCTGGTGGGGCTCCCCATTATCACGGAGTGCTACCGGTCGCCGGAGCGTCAGGATGAGCTGTACAAGCAGGGCAGGAGCACGCCGGGGCCCATCGTGACCTACAAGCGCGGGGGCGAGTCGAAGCATAACCGACTGCCGGCCCCGGCCCTGGACGTGGCTTTTGTGCTGCCTGACCAGTCGGTATCCTGGTCGGGGCTGCTGCTGAGCAAGTTCGCGCGGCTGATGAAGGCGGCCGATGCGCGGGTGCGCTGGGGCGGCGACTGGCCGGGGTTTAAGGACCGGCCGCACTTCGAGGTGTAG
- a CDS encoding DUF3846 domain-containing protein yields MPKTATTYQPHLLDPHSAEPQPVSPANGRSFRLAELYQLLDCRTVDVVRLTDELILIIDDEGKFRNPCYLNLLATYLWYQHQPAARNVDSIVGRAILCHDKQFR; encoded by the coding sequence ATGCCTAAAACTGCTACTACCTACCAGCCTCATCTACTCGACCCGCACAGCGCCGAGCCCCAGCCCGTCAGTCCCGCCAACGGCCGCAGCTTCAGGCTGGCCGAGCTGTACCAGCTGCTCGATTGCCGCACCGTCGACGTGGTGCGCCTCACCGATGAGTTGATTCTGATAATCGACGACGAGGGCAAGTTCCGCAACCCCTGCTACCTCAACCTGCTGGCTACCTACCTCTGGTACCAGCACCAGCCCGCGGCCCGCAACGTCGATTCCATTGTCGGCCGCGCCATTCTCTGTCACGACAAGCAATTCCGATAA
- a CDS encoding PD-(D/E)XK nuclease-like domain-containing protein, with the protein MRRPPAPRVGGLTAIISIIHLPAFKIMFHNLQAYPGLTQAQHRALPHVSNTDLSELKAQVLGQLRQPNPQALAFGAHFHAATLEPATYARTEEKCPWPQLEQLARQVRRHRYCRDLLYRGTAELTHTATHTATGVHVKIRPDLLVVSPAGRRTTLIDFKTTSCPDFPRFLASAGQYDYDRQAAFYLDALNADRFLIIGVQKKAPHEVWVFNATTAAGFIAQGRKKYAALLRRHAASIITPASANYVEEAI; encoded by the coding sequence TTGCGCCGGCCGCCTGCCCCACGGGTAGGCGGCCTTACGGCCATCATCTCCATTATTCACTTGCCAGCATTCAAAATCATGTTTCACAATCTGCAAGCCTACCCCGGCCTGACCCAGGCCCAGCACCGTGCCCTGCCCCACGTCTCCAATACCGACCTCTCGGAGCTAAAAGCCCAGGTGCTCGGCCAGCTGCGCCAGCCCAACCCGCAGGCCCTGGCCTTCGGCGCGCACTTTCACGCCGCTACGCTGGAGCCCGCTACCTACGCCCGCACCGAAGAAAAATGCCCCTGGCCGCAGCTGGAGCAGCTGGCCCGCCAGGTACGCCGCCACCGCTACTGCCGCGACCTGCTATACCGCGGCACCGCCGAGCTGACCCACACCGCTACCCACACCGCCACCGGCGTGCATGTCAAAATCCGCCCCGACCTGCTGGTAGTAAGCCCCGCCGGCCGCCGCACCACGCTGATAGATTTCAAAACCACCAGCTGCCCCGACTTCCCGCGCTTCCTGGCCAGCGCCGGGCAGTACGACTACGACCGCCAGGCTGCCTTCTACCTCGATGCACTGAACGCAGACCGCTTCCTGATTATCGGCGTGCAGAAAAAGGCCCCGCACGAGGTCTGGGTTTTCAACGCTACAACTGCCGCCGGTTTTATTGCGCAGGGCCGCAAGAAATACGCGGCGCTATTGCGCCGCCACGCGGCTAGTATTATAACTCCAGCATCAGCCAATTATGTTGAAGAGGCTATTTAG
- a CDS encoding DUF3800 domain-containing protein, giving the protein MRYYIYCDESVLRGRLFSDFYGGLIVDSRIAGLLIPLLRDKFHELGLTGEVKWTKTNEFLLPAYKELMDYFFDFVAAGHIKVRIMFTQNLHAPGASLTTYQRQHQYHLLYYQFLKHAFGLQYLPVPTDGTNHLELFFDKLPDKEEKNQLFKNYLLRLPQQPEFKSAGIQLAADAIGEVDSAQHPLLQCLDVVLGAMAFRLNKQHLEKPPGQRLRGKRTIAKEKLYKHIHQRIVALYPRFNIGASTGRPTPEVSWEHPYRHWNFQRQTPVEQHTEQEDAS; this is encoded by the coding sequence ATGCGCTATTACATCTACTGCGACGAGTCCGTTTTACGAGGCCGGCTTTTTTCGGATTTCTACGGAGGACTCATCGTTGATAGTCGAATAGCGGGGCTGCTCATTCCGTTACTGCGGGACAAATTCCACGAGTTGGGGCTGACTGGAGAGGTAAAGTGGACGAAAACCAACGAGTTTCTGCTGCCCGCCTATAAGGAGCTGATGGACTACTTCTTTGATTTCGTGGCCGCTGGCCATATCAAAGTCCGCATCATGTTTACCCAGAATCTGCACGCCCCCGGCGCAAGTCTCACCACCTATCAGCGGCAACATCAATACCATCTGCTGTATTATCAATTCCTCAAACATGCCTTTGGCCTACAGTACCTTCCAGTACCCACGGACGGCACCAATCACCTGGAACTATTTTTCGATAAGCTGCCGGATAAGGAAGAGAAGAATCAACTCTTCAAAAATTACCTGCTTCGCCTGCCTCAGCAGCCCGAATTTAAGAGTGCAGGCATCCAATTAGCCGCTGACGCAATTGGCGAAGTGGATTCTGCTCAGCACCCGCTCCTACAGTGCTTGGATGTGGTACTAGGGGCAATGGCCTTTCGCCTCAATAAGCAGCATCTTGAGAAACCACCAGGCCAACGCCTGCGTGGTAAGCGCACCATTGCTAAAGAAAAGCTCTACAAGCATATTCATCAGCGCATTGTAGCCCTGTACCCGCGCTTCAACATTGGAGCCAGCACCGGCCGGCCTACCCCAGAGGTCAGTTGGGAACACCCATATCGTCATTGGAATTTTCAGCGGCAAACCCCCGTTGAGCAGCACACCGAGCAAGAAGACGCCTCATAA
- a CDS encoding IS5 family transposase, with product MEVLTKDMIIRWILPHLPTRTGGRRPAADPAEVVGAICYKLKTGCQWRWLPVRSLFTGPPLSWQGVYYHFNAWGKQGAWKNLWLTSLRLHRRRLDLSSVQLDGSHTLAKNGGAAIGYQGRKAGRTTNALFLADNQGLPLAVATPQAGNQHDTFELERVFAELCDLLEAAELRLEGLFLNADKAFDVSSLRQACARRGIEANIPRNRRSADWQTDDDTPLDPELYRRRLVIERLNAWLDGFKALLVRYETSLQNWLALHWLAFTVLLLRKIAPPTS from the coding sequence ATGGAAGTCCTGACCAAAGATATGATTATCCGCTGGATACTGCCTCATTTGCCCACCCGCACGGGTGGCCGGCGGCCGGCTGCTGACCCGGCCGAGGTCGTTGGAGCCATCTGCTACAAGCTCAAAACTGGCTGCCAGTGGCGGTGGCTGCCCGTCAGAAGCCTGTTCACGGGGCCGCCATTAAGCTGGCAGGGGGTGTACTACCACTTTAACGCCTGGGGCAAGCAAGGAGCCTGGAAAAATCTGTGGCTCACCAGCTTGCGCCTGCATCGACGCCGCCTCGACTTATCCAGCGTCCAACTCGATGGCAGCCATACGCTGGCCAAGAATGGCGGGGCCGCTATCGGCTACCAAGGCCGCAAGGCGGGCCGCACCACCAACGCCCTGTTCCTGGCCGACAACCAGGGCCTGCCGCTGGCTGTGGCCACGCCCCAGGCCGGTAACCAGCACGATACGTTCGAGTTGGAACGGGTGTTTGCCGAGTTGTGCGACTTACTCGAAGCCGCCGAGCTGCGCTTGGAAGGCTTGTTTTTGAATGCCGACAAAGCCTTTGATGTCAGTAGCTTGCGCCAAGCCTGTGCGCGGCGCGGCATCGAAGCCAACATCCCACGCAACCGGCGCTCAGCCGACTGGCAGACCGATGACGACACCCCCCTGGACCCGGAACTCTACCGCCGCCGCCTGGTCATTGAACGCCTCAACGCCTGGCTCGACGGCTTTAAGGCCCTGCTTGTGCGCTACGAAACCAGCTTGCAAAACTGGCTGGCTCTGCACTGGCTAGCCTTTACCGTACTACTACTGCGCAAAATTGCCCCGCCTACTTCCTAA
- a CDS encoding DNA cytosine methyltransferase, with protein MNQPLTTTRLEDLPVLSFFTGGGFLDMGFEKAGYSIEWTNEMNLGFVKFYEHGMTEWRRDRGIAQPEAKIKAPIRLGDLGGSAAVLKHAFPNGTPKLFGMIGGPPCQDFSIAGLRAGFDGTRGSVTHDYCRHIIEMRPAFFVMENVTGLLQKNHRASFEKLRESLGLDYLTDYAKLNSLDYAVPQSRERLFLIGLRRDLVTKALTDDQKKTVPTESWAGWSTEQDLMHRGARKRCKWPTVELPDVLPNVPTCKTILALSVNDCLVASEEEATIANATDRFNLRSKKAISTPEGMVGNRCFKRLHRYRFSPTACYGNNEVHLHPWLPQRLSVREVLRIQGVDESYVLPPGQPLGTKFKMIGNGVPVPMAFGVARTVARLAAEYCGFEINASALLDLV; from the coding sequence ATGAACCAACCGCTTACAACCACCAGGCTAGAGGACTTGCCGGTCCTCTCCTTTTTTACTGGCGGTGGGTTTCTGGACATGGGCTTTGAAAAGGCTGGTTATTCCATCGAATGGACCAATGAAATGAACCTGGGGTTCGTAAAATTTTACGAGCATGGCATGACTGAGTGGCGGCGGGACAGAGGCATTGCTCAACCGGAAGCTAAAATCAAAGCGCCCATCCGACTAGGAGACTTAGGTGGCTCTGCTGCGGTCCTAAAACATGCCTTTCCCAACGGCACACCGAAGCTATTCGGAATGATTGGTGGGCCTCCGTGCCAGGATTTCAGCATCGCAGGTTTACGTGCGGGATTTGATGGGACCCGTGGCAGTGTCACACACGATTACTGCAGACACATTATTGAAATGCGTCCGGCCTTCTTCGTAATGGAAAACGTAACTGGCCTTTTGCAGAAAAATCATCGTGCAAGCTTTGAAAAGCTCAGAGAAAGTCTTGGTCTTGATTATCTAACGGATTATGCCAAACTAAACTCACTTGATTATGCCGTGCCTCAAAGCCGCGAGCGGTTGTTTCTGATAGGGCTGCGGCGTGATTTAGTTACTAAAGCTCTCACCGACGACCAGAAGAAAACAGTGCCGACAGAGAGTTGGGCTGGTTGGAGCACTGAACAGGACCTGATGCATCGTGGGGCCAGAAAACGGTGTAAGTGGCCAACAGTTGAACTTCCTGACGTTCTGCCCAACGTACCAACATGCAAAACGATTCTGGCGCTCAGTGTGAATGATTGTCTGGTGGCTTCTGAAGAAGAGGCGACTATAGCTAACGCTACTGACAGATTCAATCTTCGCTCTAAAAAGGCAATTAGTACTCCCGAAGGAATGGTTGGCAACCGCTGCTTTAAGCGCCTGCACCGGTACCGTTTTAGTCCCACTGCCTGCTATGGCAACAATGAAGTGCATCTGCATCCTTGGCTACCTCAGCGCTTATCTGTCCGTGAGGTACTACGAATTCAGGGGGTTGACGAAAGCTACGTTCTACCACCAGGTCAACCTTTGGGCACTAAATTTAAGATGATTGGAAACGGAGTGCCAGTCCCTATGGCTTTTGGCGTAGCAAGAACGGTGGCTCGGCTCGCAGCAGAGTATTGTGGGTTTGAGATTAATGCGTCGGCACTACTTGACCTAGTGTAG
- a CDS encoding RecB family exonuclease, which translates to MILAPLKTISPSRFDALRGCALQVVLEKSFPQGVLPPTVYMLAGSLVHRIAERAFLEAPSNAEELALIWQNETVKFEAQLQQYEATALLVPLRYSIPNFAVRKALFLRTWKYRPVVKNWKSGEDSKGGAEQFLTDAKHVVAGKADLLLHTSAGWVIKDFKTGMMHDPVTGQAKPEYALQLKLYAALCEQKHGEWPVRLVLENAAGEELDVPFTAAECSILLLEAQQLLVAINQRIGAGEVEQLASPDTIRCSRCQARPLCPVYVNEVRQAFPETTTDVLGAVVSFTVHNGRLQLLLELGGTRRQLLANGPASTRLHAQIAKLTGQEILVCNVKGTANVLTFTATDTSSAMPILAYST; encoded by the coding sequence ATGATACTGGCACCGCTGAAAACGATATCACCGAGCCGCTTTGATGCCCTTCGGGGGTGTGCCTTGCAAGTGGTATTGGAAAAGTCTTTTCCGCAAGGAGTTCTCCCGCCCACGGTATACATGTTAGCTGGGTCACTGGTGCACCGCATTGCGGAGCGTGCCTTTCTAGAAGCACCATCTAATGCAGAGGAACTGGCGCTTATCTGGCAAAACGAAACAGTCAAATTCGAAGCACAACTTCAGCAATATGAGGCGACAGCCCTTCTGGTCCCATTACGGTACTCCATCCCCAATTTTGCGGTTCGGAAGGCTCTATTCCTACGTACTTGGAAATACAGGCCCGTTGTAAAAAACTGGAAGAGCGGCGAAGACAGTAAAGGAGGCGCTGAGCAGTTTCTGACTGATGCCAAGCATGTTGTAGCGGGGAAGGCTGACCTATTGCTGCATACCTCAGCCGGATGGGTGATAAAAGATTTCAAGACAGGCATGATGCACGACCCAGTCACGGGCCAAGCGAAGCCAGAGTATGCGCTACAGCTTAAATTATATGCTGCGCTATGTGAGCAGAAGCACGGTGAGTGGCCGGTTAGGCTGGTATTAGAAAACGCAGCAGGCGAAGAGTTAGATGTGCCATTCACGGCTGCAGAATGCTCAATTCTATTGTTGGAGGCTCAACAGCTGCTAGTTGCCATCAACCAACGCATAGGCGCGGGCGAGGTAGAACAACTGGCTTCGCCTGATACAATACGGTGCAGCCGTTGTCAGGCCCGGCCGCTGTGCCCTGTCTATGTAAATGAGGTGCGGCAAGCATTCCCGGAGACTACTACGGATGTGCTAGGAGCTGTTGTGTCGTTTACGGTGCATAATGGCCGTCTACAGCTGCTGCTGGAACTTGGAGGTACTAGGAGGCAGCTTCTGGCAAACGGACCAGCAAGCACCCGGTTGCACGCACAAATAGCAAAGCTGACGGGCCAGGAAATCCTGGTTTGCAATGTGAAGGGCACAGCTAACGTCCTTACTTTTACAGCAACCGATACCTCAAGTGCGATGCCCATTCTGGCATATTCTACCTAG